AGCGCTCGCGTCGTGCCGCGCAAGCTGCTGGACAGCGGCTACGAGTTCCGGTTCCCGACGCTGCGCGAGGCGCTCCGGTCGATGGTCGGCTGATGAAGGGCAGGAGGGAGTGCCCATTCCCGACGCTGGGCGGCCGCTCCGGTCGATGGGCGATGGAGCAGGAGGGGGGAGGGCCCATACGCCCCCGTATGCGTCTCGTTGCCGGGGTGCGACAGCGGTGCTAGTTTGAGCGGATTGTGCGGCCGAACGCGAAGGCGGGAGAGGGCATGAGCACGGAAGAGCGGCGCGGTTATGCGCCGGGCGGCAAGGACAGCGGGGTGGTGAAGTCGAAGGGGACGGCGCGGCTGCCGATCCTGGACGGCGAGGCGCTGCCGCTGGGGGCGCGGAAGCCGGAGTGGCTGAAGGTGCGCTCGCCGGGCGGGTCGAATTACCTGCGACTCAAAAAGCTGATGCGGGGCCAGCGCCTGCATTCGGTATGTGAGGAGGCTGGCTGTCCGAACATCGGCGAGTGCTGGGAGGCCGGGACGGCGACGTTCCTGATCCTGGGCGATGTATGCACGCGCGCGTGTAAGTACTGCGCGATTGCGCATGGCATGCCGACGGAGCTGGACTGGGACGAGCCGCGGCGGGTGGCGGAGTCGGTGGAGGCGCTGGAGCTGGAACACGTCGTAATCACGAGCGTGAACCGTGACGAGCTGGCCGATGGCGGATCTGCGATCTTTGCGGAAACGATCCGACTCTGCCGCGAGCGGCGCCCGTCCATGACGATAGAGGTGCTGATCCCGGACTTCAAGGGAGATGAGGCGGCGCTGCGGCGGGTGGTGGACGCGCGGCCGGACATCCTGAACCACAATCTGGAGACGGTCGAGCGGCTGCATCCGTGGGCGCGGCCGGGTGGCCGGTACTGGCGGAGCATTTCCTATCTGGGTGCGGCGAAGGTGATGGACCCGACGATGCTGACCAAGTCGGGGATCATCCTCGGGATGGGTGAGGCGGGTGAGGAGATC
The window above is part of the Longimicrobiales bacterium genome. Proteins encoded here:
- a CDS encoding lipoyl synthase, whose translation is MSTEERRGYAPGGKDSGVVKSKGTARLPILDGEALPLGARKPEWLKVRSPGGSNYLRLKKLMRGQRLHSVCEEAGCPNIGECWEAGTATFLILGDVCTRACKYCAIAHGMPTELDWDEPRRVAESVEALELEHVVITSVNRDELADGGSAIFAETIRLCRERRPSMTIEVLIPDFKGDEAALRRVVDARPDILNHNLETVERLHPWARPGGRYWRSISYLGAAKVMDPTMLTKSGIILGMGEAGEEI